The genomic stretch gcagtatttatacattccacagagcttatctaattagcataaactagatacatcagtcaaccaatcaggaatctctacacttaatgactcgcttttgttacttctcaaaccactccctctggcattttgccaggcaccatccagacttgtttacgaactctaacattcccctgactaaatgccaggtgttattttgacttgtttacagactctaacaggtgtcccttaatagatgaatggataaagaaaatgtggtatgtatactcagtggaatattactcagctttaaaaaagagtgaaattatggaattcgccagtaaatggatggagttggaaaataacatgctaagcaaaataagccaatcccaaaaatccaaaggccgaatgttttctctaatatatgaaTTCTAATTTACAATAAGGCAGGGAGCAGTAGAGAAGAATAGCACTACCTTAAATTAGATAGaggaaagtgatgggaggggagaggggatgtggtgataggaaagatagtagaatgaaacagacattattactttatgtatatatgtgactacatgaccaatatgattctgcaacatggaCACTCAGAACaaggagaaattatatcccatctgtgtatgatatgtcaaagtgcataagTGTATTCTattatcatgtgtaactaatcaaaacaaattgaaaaaaatctctctatatgagctgggcatagtggtgcatgcttgttatcccagcagcacaggaggctgaggcaagaggatcccaagttcaaaaccagcctcagcagtttggTTGAgctctgaacaacttagtgagaccctgtctcaaaatagaataaaataaaataaaaggctttgGACAtgtctcagtgcccctgagttcagtctcttgtacaaaaaaagaagaaaaaatctctGTATGGTTCATTGCTGTCATTTCagttattcatatatttaactGCTTGTTTCCCTGTAGGTTACTGAAGGAATCATAGACACATGCATGTCCAGAGATCACATTTATAGCTAGGTATCTGCTGCATGTTGTCCATCTATTAAtccattttccctttattttataaagttttaattttttaatggaagttattatttgaaaaaaatcctccttttttgaaaaattaagcatCTCACAATTTGATAACTCTGCTCTTAAATGCACTATAAATATCCTAGATTTTGCCTTCTTGGAAGAGGTCCAGATGATGACTGATAATCAGGAAGTGAATAATTTCTAacaaattctaagaaaataagcaaatggacCCTAAAATTCCAAACTACTTAGCTGTATTTACTAGTAGTATGTTTTGCTATACAATTGATGGTAATGTTTCAACTATTACTTATACTTTACACGCTATACTGAAACAtcttttcaaatgcaaataatGAAATAGATCCTAAAATAATTGACTTGAATTCCATCATTTAAAGTAGATGCTCATATTTCCAAGTCATATTAGCTCTTCTTCATCCTTTCAGAAGTTTTATCTTGAGAACAATCATCAGTCTGTAAAGAGTAAGATACTTCTAGTTGGAATAAAACGTGATTGGATAAATCAGACACTTATTGGGAGCATCCAGAAATATTGTACATTAAATGGATTTAATATCAATGCATAAGAGCCCACCATTGGCCATGAACTTTTGTCCCACTCCCACTTGCTTTCTGAGTTGGAAGTACTTAAGGATAAATAAACAGTACTCAAAATTCCCATTTGATGAAGGATGAGGAAGCAGTGTTTCCATGAAAAAACATAAAGCAAGCTTGTACCTTATATACTCTTGACAAATGCAAAATATTCAACCTAAGAGACTTAAACATATACACATGTACcaatgtgtgtatacacacacacacacacacacacacacacacatatatatatatatatatatatatatatataaatggcaCTGGAAATATTTTTGCCTTGAGAAATAGCTGTTAAAAAGAATTAGACCTCTTTTTCCGAAAAGTGTTTTCCTTGCTAATGAAAACTTCATTGCCTTAATGGATAAACAGCATAATACATGTATAAAACATTGGATTCAGAGGGAAGtttaatttcccttctctttcctctttctatgAATTTACCTAAATAGacaagtttcttttttatatatatcttcGACTTGTGTTTGTGAATTAGTGATGTTTAGGTCCTAGTCCTTTCTATGGTAATCTTCTCCATATGCCAATTGTCTCTGAACTCCCTGGAGGAGCAAAATCTCACAGTGTATAGAATTTAAGTACCATCATGGTAGGATTTCTACCACTTCAGACAATAGATTACTCCTCATGGCAGTGtgtctcaaactttaatgtgtatGGAAATCACCCGAGGACCTTATTAAAATGCACAGCGTGTTTGAGGAGGTCTGGGGTGCTGTCTGAAATTCTGCATTTCCAACAATCTTCCAGATGATGCCCAGTCTGCTGCTTGCCAGACCAGGCTTTGAGTAGCAGTGCTTCCAACTAAGAACTGAGGCTCAACTCACTTAAAGTCTTATTGCCACTTAAATCTTCACAGCTCCAACTGTAGGTATATTCTTTTTAGACTTAGATTCTGGCCTCAGGATAACACCCTGGTGAGAGGGAATTTAAGGGATTCTAGAATAGTTTGGATGATCAATCCTAAAATCAGACTTCCTGCCACCTAGTTTAACTTTGTGATCTAGTCTCAAATTTTGATTAAGATCTTCATATGTGTTCATTTACAAAATACTGGATCCCAAAGTGGCTGTTTTACTCTCTTCATTTTAATCTCCAATTTCATAACCTGCCTGGTTCAGAAGAATTGGAAGTATAAAATGAACAGCAGTTCACCTACCTGCTCCTTGCTTAGACTCCGTAGAGAGCCTCTTGCCAGATCCTAAGTCACCTGCTGGAACTTGGCATGCTACTATTGGCAGGACATCCCAAATACTGATTGCCTACTTGGATAAAACTGACCTAGCACCTGTCGCTGTATTTCATGGACTCCAACTCTTGCTGGCCCCAGACTTACGCTATCTCCTGGCCTCTGCATAGCTACGTCTCCAGGGGTGTGGCCCTCTTCTGGGCACTTAGCCCATATAGTTTTGATCAGAATCGACTGAAGTTTATTTCCTCTATACAAGTCCAAAGAGAGTTTGGGATACATTCTCATTTCCTAACCCTTGATCTTATGTTGATAAATTGATTCCAATAAAGAATTCATACTGttcagtgatttcttttttcattactaTATTCCTGAGTAGATGGGTAAATGgaatgcaaagagaaaacagaaagataaaatatgCTTGATAGATGCTTAATAGTGCTTTTTCAGTGAAATGTTAtttgacaaattttatttttgtcattgccAAACCATCATGCAAAATTATATCCTTTTGTCTTCCTGTTATATTtggacatatttaaaaaataagactattAGCTTATATGATTTGGGAACAGGAACAGACAATACCAGATGTGTATCTGGTCCTAATATAAAAGAGGATAATTAAGCACCTGGCAGATATTCTTAGTAGTACAATTAGATACTTTTTGGTGGCTTAGGATCTGGAGGTATACTTGAGTATACTTGGTTGATTTTGTGGAATTTTCTTTTGGGAAGCAGGAACTTTTTGAGAACATCATAGTTCAGTATTATAAGTTTTGTTGATTGTTTCACAAGTGACCTTCATAAATCAAATGGAGAGAACTTTATCATTCCAGCATAAAATTATGCAAGCATCTAAaccaaaaaatctaaaaagctatAAGGACTATAGATAGAATCAACACATTTTTCTTCAAGGGTGTTAGGCAGAAAATAGATGTACAGAGCCTAAATAAAGGAAACCAAGCTTCATTTTATGTCTACTCTGACCCAGCCTTTGTGAAAAATCCTAATCATTTAGTTTCTTGGGAGAATTCTTTACAGCAAATCATTACTATGCCAATCTTGTACAAGACAATATAGACTCAGAGAAGTTAGGCATCTTTTCCAGGATTACACAGCTATCCGCTTTCAGCAAATGAAACCATGCATGAGTTGGGctcagaaaaaaagcaaactcTTTACTTTAGGTAATTCTGGAGTATTGGAATTCCTTAATTTTACTAGCCTTTGTGTGGTAAAGCTTTTTCCCTCTCCTAATTTCCCAGGATACATAGTAAAGTAATTATTTGGGCTTATTATGGCCATATGGTGCCACGGAGGACCATCCATTCCTTCTACCAGGCATTTGACAACAAATGCCAGGAGGAAAGATGGAACTGTGTGCCAATCTGCAAGAAGATTGTGAGATCCATGTTATATTCTTGGAGGTGAAAAAGATATTCTATGGTGAAGTGGAAGTGAATATTTGTTACTTcagctttttttatttcatatattctaacaaaatacaaattattagctaaggtaattaaataaaatcctcATCTGCTGTTTACAAATGTTAGTGACTTTAATCTGGCAtttcaatactaaaaaaaaaaaaaaaatagtgcctaGTAGTATTCATGTAACACAGAGATGTTTGAGCTTTTTTTGTCAAATCCTAGGTTTCCCTTTCACCACAAAAGGAAGGCAAAcattaaagaattataaatacaAAGATTAACTTTCCTCAAAACAgaggtaattaaaataaatgtcataagGAAGGTGACAGGATTATTAGAGGTGCCATATTGCATATACTGGCTGGTATCTTTTCTTTAGGTTAGTAATTTTCAGACATATTAGGCTAATGTGGTTAAAGGAGGTTTGTAGATAAAATATGCACAATAGGGTGGATGTAGCCCAGTCTCCTCCCAGAAGTCCAGGGGCACTTTGCTCTCAGGCCTAAAGACACTGACAATGCCATGGACTTCAAGAGGTGAAACCACATATTTTCCTTGTCAGCGAAGGCTGTCTTGTCATCAAAGGCAGATGGAATTTTAAGAGCAGTCAATACAACCATCTTTTCAAGACTgtgtaaaattctagaaaaacttGAGCACAACCAGGTCATCATCAGATCACTACTGGTAAGATATTATCAGTTTTCttccctaatgcaaaccctacaCAGATGATGAATAACTTGGGagttttaattagtattttctTTGAAGGGATACCaaataaggaaattttaaaatgctggaactatccaaaagtataaataaaagatgaattttgtgattttgttgaaagagaaaaatcagattagggctggggtgtgacccagtggtagagcatttgatGTCCAGGACCTTGGGTTCTAACCCCACCATGgcaaacaaaggaaaagaatgtgtatgcagaacaaactagtatATCTCGAGGATCAATCAAAAGCACAGTAATTTCAAGTAGATACATATTACTTCTCAGGCAGAGATTAGCAGGctgaaattgaaataatattgGGTGATGATAATATCGCAAGGGAAGAAATCCATTCTTCATGAAAGGATTTGAAGTTTTTCAAGGATTTACACCTAGAAAGATATTCTTTATGACCACATATTAATTTACggcttatttgaaatattttgttaagttACATTGAAGCTCTTTTTCACAATTAGATTTAAATACACTgttggaaataaaagaagaattaaaaaaaatacttttactttttttttaagcatagcGAAATAATGTCCTCTACATTAAGGTAATCAAATCCAATGCTCTTGGATTTTTCTGGGGTAGACTTATCAAATTCACAAAGAAAACTCTCCTAGAACTAATGGAATTGGATTACCTTTGAATTCTCACCCCAACTTTGAATAGTCACTAATGCCTTTCTTTGCTCTTTTGGAGTTTGCAAAGGGGTTCACTAAAGCCTGAATTGATATAATTATTGGCTCAGATTGTTAGAGATCTAGGCCAGATGGCTATGGGTGTCTAACGTCCCAGTTGCTTatggtagttttcctagtttgtCTATAGGGTTTGGGGACCAGCAATTTGAAAGGACTACAAACTTGTAAAACAGTATTATTCATGGGGGCAGAATGTTCATCAGCGTGACCTAGTACTAAATACATTCATTACAGCCATTTCTATTCTGCACAATTTGCCACACAGCACTGGTTTCAGGAGGGGGAAAAGAAGACAATGGCttataaaatgcttttgaatGCCTAAAAAGAGGGAGAGTTCACGCTGAGActcctctgctttcttttttaaaggaaagaaccTTCTTAGTGACTTTAGCTGAGCTCTTCTGAGAGTAAGCAAagtggaaaaatcagaaaattactttttatacAGATATATGTTTCTGGGGGGCAAAAtagagactgggagaaaataaatggaaaaaaaagtgacaatGTGAAACAGCCAATTCGGAAGTGGATGGAGACAGCTGAGGAATCATGCAGCAGGTAGGGAAAAGCAGTAAGAATGGAGCCACAATGATAAACTTAAAAGGAGTTGCAGAGCAGAAAGAACATCataaataatcatattttcaaataagaataGCATATCGGTTTCTGTGACCTGGATAGAGCACAGCCTCCCATGGTATTTCCAGCATTTTGATGCACACAAAATGCAATTTTCAGCTCAGGCATTTTATTTGTCAGTGTAAACAAGCTTTGGGTTCTTAGAAATGCATATCTGAAaagtattttcataaataatgcatatattataaaaatttgacTTGTAAACGATTGAGTTCATGTCCCCTCAGTATCATCGTGGAGACTCACCACGTATAGATAGGACTTTTTGGTAGAAATTGGCAAGCTACAGCTTGAAATATCTTTTACCTAAGGTAAATGGGATTTTTTTGAAGTACaggacaaagaaataaagaattttgtCCAGACTCAGGAAAGGAATGACATAAGGTAGAAGTCTATTGTTAATTAGTTCCAAATTCTGAGGTGTTCCTTTACAACTCGCTAATTAAGAGAAATCAAGAGTGCATGATAGCCCTTTTCTTATCTTCAAAGAAttaagatgaaagaaaacagaaaatgaaacctCTTTACTTGTTCTGTTCTTTAACACAGAGCCCCAAGAAAACCTGCTGGTGAACAGAGGCAGAGAAAGACCCAAGAATTtgcagagggggaggggaaggaggcgGTCGGCGAAGCATAATTAGAAgcaagttttcaaattttattaaattcctCCACCAACAAAATGCACTTAGAGGTATTTTAAGTTAAACCAGCACTCAAGGACTATGAAAAGCAAGACGAGTGCATGTTTGTGGCAGAAGAAAGGGCaattaagaaaacaagaacaatttagagtgCCATAGAAATAAAGGCGACCAGAAGTTGatttaaagtttttcttctgTAATTTGTCTCCCCTTTGTCGTGGCACGCTCAGAGAAAGTGAATGCATTGGAttgaaaggagggagggagggaggcgggaagggagggaagagctCAGAGGAAGGGCGCCCTCCTCCccggcccccagcccccagccggGTCCCCTCTTCCCGCCGCGCGCCCCCGGCCCCCGCCTTCCTCCTCCTCGGCTCCTCCATCCCTTCCCAGCTCCCACCCTCGGCTCGCGCCCTCCCTCGCTTTGGTGACTCCATCGGCTTTTGATTTGGAAGCAAGCTGATTGGCTGGAAGCGATTCAACACACGCCGGGCAAGAGCTTTGTCTGAGTTGAAGTGAAGTTGTACAGATTTTCGACTGGAGTCAGCAATCACGGGTGTTTAGTCTGCAGCCGAGCAGAGAAAGCGAGAAGGAATCGCTCGGGGAAGAGACACTGCAGACTGCGCGGGCACCCTGCAATAGATGGATTCCGACTCCACCAGGGGGACAGCGACGCGGAGGTGACACTCTTCtgcctggagagagagagagaggacaaacGGCCGAGCAAACGCAAGCCTCGGACTCCCTGCCGAAATCTGGAAGTCGTGACACGGTGTGTATGAAACAAAAGTTTGGGAGCTATTAATTGCTGTGCTGGATTATTAAGAGACGCTTTCAAGTTTCAAGTACCAAATGTCGCTTAGCTTTAAGTTGCCAAAGGAAGTTGAGGGAATTGCTTTGCCGTTTTAACTTGCTCTGTGAGGGAAATCTCATAAACTGACCAATGCACCAAATGAATACTAAAATGCACTTTACATTCGCTTTTGCACTCCTGATAATGTCTCTCAACCGCGATGTACTGGGCAAGAATTTGAAATACAGGATTTATGAGGAGCAGAGGGTTGGATCAGTAATTGCAAGACTATCAGAGGATGTGGCTGATGTTTTACTGAAGCTACCTAATCCTTCTGCTGTTCGTTTTCGAGCCATGCAGAGGGGGAATTCTCCTCTACTTGTAGTAAATGAGAATACCGGGGAAATCAGCATAGGAGCTACAATCGACCGTGAGCAACTGTGCCAGAAAAACTTGAACTGTTCCATAGAGTTTGATGTGATCACTCTACCCACAGAGCATCTGCAGCTCTTCCATATTGAAGTCGAAGTGCTGGATATTAATGACAATTCTCCCCAGTTTTCAAGATCTCTCATACCTATTGAGATATCTGAGAGCGCGGCAGTTGGGACTCGTATTCCCCTGGACAGTGCATTTGATCCAGATGTTGGGGAAAATGCCCTCCACACCTACTCCCTCTCTGCCAATGATTTTTTTAGCATCGAGGTTCGGACCAGGACTGATGGTGCCAAGTATGCAGAACTCATAGTGGTCAGAGAGTTGGATCGGGAGCTGAAGTCCAGCTACGAGCTCCAGCTTACTGCCTCAGACATGGGAGTGCCTCAGAGGTCTGGCTCCTCCATACTGAAAATAAGCATTTCGGACTCCAATGACAACAGCCCTGCTTTTGAGCAGCAGTCTTATGTAATACAACTCTTAGAAAACTCCCCGGTGGGCACTTTGCTCCTGGATCTGAATGCCACTGATCCAGATGAGGGCGCTAATGGGAAAATTGTCTATTCTTTCAGCAGTCATGTGTCTCCCAAAATTATAGAGACTTTCAAAATTGATTCAGAAAGAGGACATTTGACTCTTTTCAAGCAAGTGGATTATGAAATCACCAAATCCTATGAGATCGATGTCCAAGCTCAAGATCTGGGTCCAAATTCAATCCCAGCTCATTGCAAAATTATAATTAAGGTTGTAGATGTTAATGACAATAAACCTGAAATTAACCTAAACCTCATGTCACCTGGCAAAGAAGAAATATCTTATATTTTCGAAGGGGATCCTATTGAAACATTTGTTGCTTTGGTCAGGGTTCAAGACAAAGATTCTGGGCTGAATGGAGAAGTAGTTTGTAAGCTTCATGGACATGGTCACTTTAAACTTCAAAAGACTtatgaaaacaattatttaatcCTGACCAATGCCACGCTGGATAGAGAAAAGAGATCTGAATATAGTTTGACTGTAATCGCTGAGGATAAAGGAACACCTAGTCTCTCTACAGTCAAACATTTTACTGTTCAAATCAATGATATAAATGACAATCCACCACGCTTCCAGAGAAGCCGATATGAATTTGTAATCTCGGAGAATAACTCGCCAGGGGCATTTATCACCACTGTTACAGCCACAGATCCTGATCTTGGAGAAAATGGGCAAGTGACATATACCATTTTGGAGAGCTTTATCCTGGGAAGTTCCATAACTACATATGTAACCATTGACCCATCCAATGGAGCTATTTATGCCCTCAGAATCTTTGATCATGAAGAAGTGAGTCAGATCACTTTTGTGGTGGAAGCAAGAGACGGAGGGAGTCCGAAGCAACTTGTAAGCAATACCACTGTTGTGCTCACCATCATTGACGAAAATGACAATGTTCCTGTGGTGATAGGGCCTGCACTGCACAATAATACTGCAGAGATCTCCATCCCCAAAGGAGCTGAAAGTGGCTTTCATGTCACCAGAATAAGGGCCATTGACAGGGACTCTGGTGTTAATGCTGAGCTCAGCTGCTCCATAGTAGCAGGTAATGAGGAGGGTATCTTCATAATTGATCCACGATCATGTGACATCCACACCAATGTGAGCATGGAATCTGTTCCTCACACAGAATGGGAGCTCTCAGTCATCATCCAGGACAAAGGCAATCCTCAGCTGCATACCAAAGTCCTTCTGAAGTGCATGATCTTTGAATATGCAGAATCAGTGACAAGTACAGCCATGACCTCAGTCAGCCAGGCATCCTTGGATGTCTCCatgattataattatttccttaggaGCAATTTGTGCAGTGCTGTTGGTTATTATGGTGCTATTTGCAACTAGGTGTAACCGAGAAAAGAAAGACACTAGATCCTACAACTGCAGAGTAGCAGAATCAACTTACCAGCATCACCCTAAAAGACCATCCAGGCAGATTCACAAGGGGGACATCACATTGGTGCCCACCATAAATGGCACTCTGCCCATCAGATCCCATCACAGATCATCCCCATCTTCATCTCCTACCTTAGAAAGAGGGCAGATGGGCAGCCGCCAGAGTCACAACAGTCACCAGTCACTCAACAGTTTGGTGACAATCTCATCGAACCATGTGCCGGAGAATTTCTCATTAGAACTCACCCACGCCACTCCTGCTGTTGAGGTAAGATCATATACTGCATAGATTGACTGATAATGTCAGGTGTTAATATTCAGAAGTTGTATATGTATCAGTTCTTAAATGTCTTCATTAATGAGTAACAATATGCAAATTAAGCAGGATTCAAGCTACATGTGTACATGTAGCAAGTACACACATCTTAGCATActgctttcagtttttcataaataatttatttgcatgTAATATGTATGATATTGAAAAATAAGCAGGAAGCACACAAGGAAATATCTAAATATAGACCCTCACTTTCCAGGTCAAGATGCAGCACAGCCAAAAGTTAAAGGGTATTGTTATAGTCTctcctgggaaaaaaaaaaaagcatccagaACCCCATCTCAGTGAATGTTGTTTTATTTATCcaactttgtatattttggatatctAGATGTTTTACAATGCAttttacagcatttttttttttagatatgttTTGCAACTGACCATGTTGAACTATAAAGGAAATCAATCAGTTATTTAAAAGGGagtcttttaaaaagtcaattgtaTTATTAGATCACCCAACTCTCCCTGGGATGGAATTCAGTTATATTTGGTGACTAGCTGCACAGCCTGCCACAATCCAACATATGCAAATCTTTAAAATGGATATAACATGTTCCATTACTTTGTATGAAATAACAAGTAActgtttttctttgcttaaagCCTGTGAGTacttggaggatttttttttccaggaatcaGTTCTGTCTATTTGGTTTCCAGCAGGTCTCCCAGCTTCTTTCCATGCTTCACCAAGGGCAATATCAGCCAAGGCCAAGTTTTCGAGGAAACAAATACTCCAGGAGTTATAGGTATGCATTATCCTTGTGTTCCCTGTTATGTCTCAGATAACATAAATGCTGAAGTGTAAAAACCATATTTTCTATGATTGATGTTTCTAGATATGCCCTTCAAGACATGGACAAGTTTAGCTTGAAAGACAGTGGCCGTGGTGACAGTGAAGCAGGAGACAGTGATTATGATTTGGGGCGAGATTCTCCAATAGACAGGCTACTGGGTGAGGGATTCAGTGACCTGTTTCTCACAGATGGAAGAATTCCAGCAGGTAAGAGAGTAATGACAGATAACACTTTATTTCTAGGTCTACTCTAACACCAGTAAAATAAACATTCCTCCAGTGCTTctatttcctatttatttgtCCTTTGCACTAAGACATCTGTGTCTGCATACTATTAGCACAATGAACAGAATTGAaacacttttaaattattttcttaaaattcatagTAAGCAGTTGGGAGAGAAGGAGTGAGAATGTAGACTTAATAAGACAAGAAAGAAGGGATgtgaagggaagaatagaaaaccAAACCACTTCCCTCCTCTTTCTACCCCAACTAGTGAGCCTTAGGACACTCTTGAGCAACTCTGTATAAAATTACTGGGTGGTTGTTTTTattcagtctgttttggtgcatGGTGGTGAACTGAACTGTAATTTGAAAGATGCATTTCCTGTGATGGAAACCAACTCACAAAATCAGAGACTAAAATACACTGGAAAGGGTACACTTTAAGcactaaaaataagagaaagaaaaggtggtGAGCATAGAATATGTCTTGCTACCTTTCATTGTCCGTCTATACCGTGATGTCTCAGAACAGGGAGCCAGAGGGAACTATACAAGCACACAGTTGGATGGGGGAGAGTCTGCTAAGTTTTGAACCACATTTTCcttagtttcccttctctctaatTGTACAGGAGAAACTGAACCAACTGGGTAAATGCTGACTGCCTCATTGTAGCAATTCTATTCCTAAAGGCTACAATGTTAAGTCAACTTACAGGAACACAGAAGTGTTCTTTTGGCTACTTATATTCTTAACTTCTTTGAAGGTGGAGCAAATGACTGCCATTTGACAAATGAAAGAAAGGTAGAACAGAATTCTATTGCTCATCTTGGTTCTAACATTTTCAAATACAGATAAATAAGAGAGTGTAGAAAATGAACACAGCTGTTACAAGTTGTAGAAGTCATGGTGGCAGGACTCCAGAGCAGCAGTGGCAGCAGGAATGGTTACCAGCCATAGCCCAGGGTGACTCGGGGCCAGGCTCAGCACTCTGGGCCCACTGGAGTTCTCTACCTGCACTGTCTGCTTTGACACTGGATTTGGTTGTAGTGGTGGTGGCTACAGGAtgttcatatctttttttttttcccccagatttgAAAACCAAAGCTTATAAAGGTTAGAAAATGGATCCCATATCAGGCATTTTGTACATGGTAGACGGGAGATTTGAACCAATCTCCACCTTTCTAAACACTACTTTAGCATATATATAAAGTAACAGGTTTCCCCCTTAATAAATTGAATGGCCTACTTGTTTTTATAGGAGGACTTACTAGCCTCCCTATTACCATTAAATGTTGCTTATTTCTGTTGTTCAGCAATGAGTGGGGCATCTCTGGAAGAATGAATGTGCAGAAAGAGCTGTGATGTCCATGACAGCTTATATTTGCCcaattatccattttttttttatattaataggCCCTAGAGACCACTTTTAAGGGAAATCTCTGACTATGTATGACCCAAGATACCTTACTCAAAAACAATgagttttattattcttatttgggTAATGAAGAAACTGATTTTCCATGACTCTGTGCTACTGTGATTCTCACAGAACCCCACCCTTGAAAACCATAATAAGTTATATTATCTCACAAAAATGCAATGGGCATGATATCATTCttgtattatatattaaaatttgtatgaagttattcattaaaatttagattttttttatcacaGTAAAATGGAGAATAAATTGCCCTTAGATAAATAACCTTGCCAGTTGTGGGACTAAATTATGCTAGTGACTTTATAAATTCTagaatcatataattttaatggcTAATCATaagtctgttttttttattttctattttttagaattaattaatttatttttggtgctggagattgaacccagagccttgtgcatgttaagcCCATGCTCTACCACTTAATTATAccaacccatatatatatatacatatatattgtgttttttaattttatgaagagGTGAAGACTCCTCTTTGTTATTTCTCATGTTTTCAAATTTACCACCTCTCTAATATATTTATGGCAGGAGAGTTATGTACCaattgaataataataacaataaatattaaggaaTAAAAACATTGGAC from Marmota flaviventris isolate mMarFla1 chromosome 7, mMarFla1.hap1, whole genome shotgun sequence encodes the following:
- the Pcdh18 gene encoding protocadherin-18 isoform X2; the encoded protein is MHQMNTKMHFTFAFALLIMSLNRDVLGKNLKYRIYEEQRVGSVIARLSEDVADVLLKLPNPSAVRFRAMQRGNSPLLVVNENTGEISIGATIDREQLCQKNLNCSIEFDVITLPTEHLQLFHIEVEVLDINDNSPQFSRSLIPIEISESAAVGTRIPLDSAFDPDVGENALHTYSLSANDFFSIEVRTRTDGAKYAELIVVRELDRELKSSYELQLTASDMGVPQRSGSSILKISISDSNDNSPAFEQQSYVIQLLENSPVGTLLLDLNATDPDEGANGKIVYSFSSHVSPKIIETFKIDSERGHLTLFKQVDYEITKSYEIDVQAQDLGPNSIPAHCKIIIKVVDVNDNKPEINLNLMSPGKEEISYIFEGDPIETFVALVRVQDKDSGLNGEVVCKLHGHGHFKLQKTYENNYLILTNATLDREKRSEYSLTVIAEDKGTPSLSTVKHFTVQINDINDNPPRFQRSRYEFVISENNSPGAFITTVTATDPDLGENGQVTYTILESFILGSSITTYVTIDPSNGAIYALRIFDHEEVSQITFVVEARDGGSPKQLVSNTTVVLTIIDENDNVPVVIGPALHNNTAEISIPKGAESGFHVTRIRAIDRDSGVNAELSCSIVAGNEEGIFIIDPRSCDIHTNVSMESVPHTEWELSVIIQDKGNPQLHTKVLLKCMIFEYAESVTSTAMTSVSQASLDVSMIIIISLGAICAVLLVIMVLFATRCNREKKDTRSYNCRVAESTYQHHPKRPSRQIHKGDITLVPTINGTLPIRSHHRSSPSSSPTLERGQMGSRQSHNSHQSLNSLVTISSNHVPENFSLELTHATPAVEVSQLLSMLHQGQYQPRPSFRGNKYSRSYRYALQDMDKFSLKDSGRGDSEAGDSDYDLGRDSPIDRLLGEGFSDLFLTDGRIPAAMRLCTEECRVLGHSDQCWMPPLPSPSSDYRSNMFIPGEEFPSQPQQQHPHQSLEDDPQAAEAGEKKKSFSTFGKDSPTDEDPGDTSTSSLLSEMSSVFQRLLPPSLDTYPECSEVDRSNSLERRKGPAPTKTVGYPPGVAAWAASTHFQNPTSNPGPALGTHSSVQPSSKWLPAMEEIPENYEEDDFDNVLNHLNDGKHELMDASELVAEINKLLQDVRQS